The Miltoncostaea oceani genome includes a region encoding these proteins:
- a CDS encoding SDR family NAD(P)-dependent oxidoreductase, with the protein MEAFRRVVDAAEALPPDHPDAVAVRRAVSGVYKTAKLRRREERREAIRANDDAVTAATATGAPGRIDDETRGLPLVSAAAGATAGTLMRARACYVCKRRYTEVDAFHHQLCPECAARNRERRGARADLTGRAALLTGGRAKIGMYVALRLLRDGAHTTITTRFPRDAARRFAAMPDSGDWLHRLRIVGVDLRDPGQVVALADAVAARGPLDILINNAAQTVRRSPAAYAPLAAAEAAPLPAGPAPEVLSLAPGGVRGTIGDGAPGHWTPTPQALAELALTAGSASPERVAAQRAIDAGGLVPDLQPVNSWVQTVDQVDPVEMLEVQLCNMTAPFILVGRLRAALAAAPARRRYVVNVSAMEGQFSRGYKGPGHPHTNMAKAALNMLTRTSAHELRGEGILMTSVDTGWITDERPHPTRARLAGEGFHAPLDLVDGAARVYDPIVRGERGEDLYGCFLKDYEPAPW; encoded by the coding sequence ATGGAGGCGTTCCGCCGCGTCGTCGACGCGGCGGAGGCCCTGCCCCCCGACCACCCCGACGCCGTCGCCGTGCGCCGCGCCGTGTCGGGCGTCTACAAGACCGCGAAGCTGCGCCGCCGGGAGGAGCGGCGGGAGGCGATCCGGGCGAACGACGACGCCGTGACTGCCGCGACCGCCACCGGGGCGCCCGGGCGCATCGACGACGAGACGCGCGGCCTGCCCCTCGTGTCCGCCGCCGCGGGGGCCACGGCGGGGACGCTGATGCGGGCCCGCGCCTGCTACGTCTGCAAACGGCGGTACACCGAGGTGGACGCCTTCCACCACCAGCTCTGCCCGGAGTGCGCGGCCCGGAACCGGGAGCGCCGCGGCGCGCGCGCCGACCTCACCGGCCGCGCCGCGCTGCTCACCGGCGGCCGGGCGAAGATCGGCATGTACGTCGCGCTGCGGCTCCTCCGCGACGGCGCCCACACCACCATCACGACGCGCTTCCCCCGTGACGCCGCCCGCCGGTTCGCGGCGATGCCCGACAGCGGCGACTGGCTGCACCGCCTGCGCATCGTCGGCGTCGACCTGCGCGACCCCGGCCAGGTCGTCGCCCTCGCCGACGCGGTCGCCGCGCGGGGGCCCCTCGACATCCTCATCAACAACGCCGCCCAGACGGTGCGGCGCTCACCCGCCGCCTACGCGCCGCTCGCGGCCGCGGAGGCCGCTCCGCTGCCCGCCGGACCGGCCCCCGAGGTGCTGTCCCTCGCGCCGGGGGGCGTGCGCGGCACGATCGGCGACGGCGCGCCCGGCCACTGGACGCCGACCCCGCAGGCGCTCGCCGAGCTGGCGCTGACCGCGGGCTCCGCCTCACCGGAGCGGGTCGCCGCCCAGCGGGCCATCGACGCGGGCGGGCTCGTGCCCGACCTGCAGCCCGTCAACTCCTGGGTGCAGACCGTCGACCAGGTCGACCCGGTGGAGATGCTCGAGGTGCAGCTCTGCAACATGACCGCGCCGTTCATCCTCGTCGGCCGCCTGCGTGCGGCGCTCGCCGCGGCCCCCGCCCGGCGCCGCTACGTCGTCAACGTCTCGGCGATGGAGGGTCAGTTCAGCCGCGGCTACAAGGGCCCCGGTCACCCGCACACCAACATGGCGAAGGCCGCCCTCAACATGCTCACCCGCACCAGCGCCCACGAGCTGCGGGGCGAGGGGATCCTGATGACCAGCGTCGACACCGGCTGGATCACGGACGAGCGGCCGCACCCGACGCGGGCGCGCCTGGCGGGCGAGGGCTTCCACGCACCCCTCGACCTGGTCGACGGCGCCGCGCGGGTCTACGACCCGATCGTCCGCGGCGAGCGCGGCGAGGACCTCTACGGCTGCTTCCTGAAGGACTACGAACCCGCGCCCTGGTGA
- a CDS encoding TetR/AcrR family transcriptional regulator, with protein MTDPSDDTPDPGLRARKKARTRTAISDVATRLFVERGFDAVTVADVAEAAGVSIKTVFNYFGSKEELFLDRDGAIRDLVVERIASRAEGETPTAALGALMRDNAILDLPGWDAIEGPRRGDFAAFLATWEAAPALQARQLTGNERLAAALAVVLAGENPDASPHAVDAFAAALVAALHLRQRAISAGAIGGVPADEIRARAVAIADETMARAARAFPDLDRPA; from the coding sequence ATGACGGACCCATCGGACGACACCCCGGACCCCGGCCTGCGCGCCCGCAAGAAGGCCCGGACGCGCACGGCGATCTCCGACGTCGCCACCCGCCTGTTCGTGGAGCGGGGGTTCGACGCGGTGACGGTCGCCGACGTCGCGGAGGCGGCGGGCGTCTCGATCAAGACGGTGTTCAACTACTTCGGCTCGAAGGAGGAGCTGTTCCTCGACCGGGACGGGGCGATCCGCGACCTGGTGGTGGAGCGCATCGCGTCGCGGGCGGAGGGGGAGACCCCGACCGCCGCCCTCGGCGCCCTCATGCGCGACAACGCGATCCTCGACCTGCCGGGCTGGGATGCGATCGAGGGTCCCCGCCGGGGGGACTTCGCGGCGTTCCTCGCCACCTGGGAGGCGGCGCCGGCCCTGCAGGCGCGCCAGCTCACCGGCAACGAGCGCCTCGCCGCGGCCCTCGCCGTGGTGCTCGCGGGCGAGAACCCGGACGCCTCGCCCCACGCGGTCGACGCGTTCGCCGCCGCCCTCGTCGCGGCGCTCCACCTGCGGCAGCGGGCGATCTCCGCGGGCGCCATCGGCGGCGTACCGGCCGACGAGATCCGCGCCCGCGCCGTCGCGATCGCCGACGAGACGATGGCCCGCGCCGCCCGCGCCTTCCCCGACCTGGACCGCCCGGCCTGA
- a CDS encoding ATP-binding cassette domain-containing protein has product MNDAIEVEGLVKRFGEKVALGGVSFEVPRGTVCGLLGPNGAGKTTAVRILTTLSAPDAGTARVAGLDVVADPGGVRGLLGLAAQDATVDGLLTGRENLDMIGRLHHIGRAKAKQRAVELLEQFALTDAGDRLVKTYSGGMRRRLDLAATLVARPEVLFLDEPTTGLDPRARNELWDVLETLVDAGTTIMLTTQYLEEADRLADDIVVVDHGSVIARGNARELKRQVGGSQVFVTVVDPGRIPDATALVAEVGDAAPTVDVPGRSVQAPTEGGPRVVSRLADALADAGIEVEDIGLRQPTLDDVFLTLTGAPIADDAQPAEVAR; this is encoded by the coding sequence ATGAACGACGCGATCGAGGTCGAGGGCCTCGTCAAGAGGTTCGGCGAGAAGGTCGCCCTGGGCGGCGTCAGCTTCGAGGTCCCGCGCGGGACCGTCTGCGGGTTGCTCGGCCCCAACGGCGCCGGCAAGACCACCGCCGTCCGCATCCTCACCACCCTGTCCGCACCCGACGCCGGCACCGCCCGCGTCGCGGGGCTCGACGTCGTCGCCGACCCCGGCGGCGTCCGGGGCCTGCTCGGGCTCGCGGCCCAGGACGCCACCGTCGACGGCCTGCTCACGGGCCGCGAGAACCTGGACATGATCGGCCGCCTGCACCACATCGGACGCGCCAAAGCGAAGCAGCGGGCCGTGGAGCTGCTGGAGCAGTTCGCCCTGACCGACGCCGGCGACCGCCTCGTCAAGACCTACTCCGGCGGCATGCGGCGGCGCCTCGACCTGGCGGCGACGCTCGTCGCCCGCCCCGAGGTGCTGTTCCTCGACGAGCCGACCACCGGCCTCGACCCCCGGGCCCGCAACGAGCTGTGGGACGTCCTCGAGACCCTCGTCGACGCCGGGACCACGATCATGCTCACCACGCAGTACCTCGAGGAGGCGGACCGGCTCGCGGACGACATCGTCGTCGTCGACCACGGCTCCGTCATCGCCCGCGGCAACGCCCGTGAGCTGAAGCGCCAGGTCGGCGGGTCGCAGGTGTTCGTCACCGTCGTCGACCCCGGGCGCATCCCCGACGCGACCGCCCTCGTGGCGGAGGTCGGGGACGCCGCGCCGACGGTCGACGTGCCCGGTCGCTCCGTGCAGGCCCCGACGGAGGGCGGCCCGCGGGTCGTGTCGCGCCTCGCCGACGCGCTCGCCGACGCCGGCATCGAGGTCGAGGACATCGGCCTCCGCCAGCCGACCCTCGACGACGTCTTCCTGACCCTCACCGGCGCGCCGATCGCCGACGACGCACAACCCGCGGAGGTCGCCCGATGA
- a CDS encoding ABC transporter permease: MSTQVHIPAPAERGGSALGDIWVVARRALLHMRRQPEALADVTLQPVMFVLLFAYVFGGAIQVDNGGYREFLMGGIFAQTITFGVFGVAVSLAYDRSNGAIDRFRSLPMARGAVLGGQAVASLFRSTLPIVLMSICGLIVGWSINDGVAKALAAYGLMLAWSFAMIWIGVLMGSMLPSPEAVQGVAFTVIFPVTFIASTFVPVGTLPGVLQTIAEWNPVTTLSEALRSLFGNPAGELGENPPWPIDHPVLYTLIWAVGIVVVCAPLAVRAYRRSTTD; this comes from the coding sequence ATGAGCACCCAGGTCCACATCCCCGCCCCCGCCGAGCGCGGGGGCAGCGCCCTCGGCGACATCTGGGTGGTCGCGCGGCGGGCGCTGCTGCACATGCGGCGCCAGCCCGAGGCCCTCGCCGACGTCACCCTGCAGCCCGTCATGTTCGTGCTGCTCTTCGCGTACGTCTTCGGCGGGGCCATCCAGGTGGACAACGGCGGCTACCGCGAGTTCCTGATGGGCGGGATCTTCGCCCAGACCATCACGTTCGGCGTCTTCGGCGTGGCGGTCAGCCTCGCCTACGACCGCTCGAACGGCGCGATCGACCGATTCCGCTCGCTGCCGATGGCCCGCGGCGCCGTGCTCGGCGGCCAGGCCGTCGCGAGCCTGTTCCGCAGCACCCTGCCGATCGTGCTCATGTCGATCTGCGGCCTGATCGTCGGGTGGAGCATCAACGACGGCGTCGCGAAGGCCCTGGCCGCCTACGGGCTGATGCTCGCCTGGTCGTTCGCGATGATCTGGATCGGCGTCCTGATGGGGAGCATGCTGCCCTCGCCCGAGGCCGTCCAGGGCGTCGCCTTCACGGTGATCTTCCCGGTGACGTTCATCGCGAGCACCTTCGTCCCGGTGGGGACCCTGCCGGGCGTGCTCCAGACGATCGCCGAGTGGAACCCGGTCACCACGCTCAGCGAGGCGCTGCGGAGCCTGTTCGGCAACCCCGCCGGCGAGCTCGGCGAGAACCCGCCGTGGCCGATCGACCACCCCGTGCTCTACACGCTGATCTGGGCCGTCGGCATCGTGGTGGTCTGCGCCCCCCTCGCCGTCCGGGCGTACCGCCGCAGCACCACCGACTGA